From the Paraburkholderia sp. PREW-6R genome, one window contains:
- a CDS encoding GntR family transcriptional regulator — protein METRWSALMPDARNVTPLYLQLARNLATAIHCGVWSAGEALPSERTLSDAIGVSRITARKAIELLVEQGLIRRARGAGSFITPRVEDPLSRLTGFTKKMQQRGFRPDSVWLERDIRAANRDELVHLGLSPGAVVASLRRLRRADGIVMAVEHSALPVAIVPDPQAIGVSLYSYLEQRGAAVVRALQHFRAVNASSEIASLMDIEPRSALLVITRIGYSADQRAIELTDTYCRDDYYDFVAELRT, from the coding sequence ATGGAAACTCGCTGGTCCGCCCTTATGCCTGACGCTCGCAACGTCACGCCGCTCTATTTGCAGCTCGCGCGCAATCTTGCGACGGCAATCCATTGCGGCGTGTGGTCAGCGGGTGAGGCGCTGCCGTCGGAGCGTACGTTGTCGGACGCCATCGGCGTCTCGCGCATTACGGCGCGCAAGGCGATCGAGCTACTGGTCGAGCAGGGGCTGATCCGGCGGGCGCGCGGCGCGGGCAGCTTCATTACGCCGCGCGTTGAGGATCCGCTTTCCCGCCTCACCGGCTTCACGAAAAAGATGCAGCAGCGCGGCTTCCGGCCGGACTCAGTGTGGCTCGAGCGCGATATCCGCGCCGCCAATCGCGACGAACTGGTGCATCTCGGGCTGTCGCCCGGCGCCGTGGTAGCGAGTCTGCGGCGGCTGCGCCGTGCGGACGGCATCGTGATGGCGGTGGAGCATTCGGCGCTGCCGGTCGCGATCGTGCCGGATCCGCAGGCGATCGGCGTATCTCTTTACAGTTATCTGGAACAGCGCGGTGCAGCCGTGGTGCGCGCGCTGCAACACTTTCGGGCGGTGAACGCGTCGAGCGAAATCGCGTCGTTGATGGATATCGAACCCCGCTCGGCGCTGCTGGTCATTACGCGTATTGGCTACAGCGCGGACCAGCGCGCAATCGAATTGACTGACACCTATTGCCGCGACGACTACTACGACTTCGTCGCCGAACTGCGCACCTGA
- a CDS encoding cytochrome oxidase small assembly protein: MTRNPQERRSPEQIRAGNRRIGLVMLAIAAFFFASVIIKQVWFS; encoded by the coding sequence ATGACGCGCAATCCACAGGAAAGACGGTCGCCGGAGCAGATTCGCGCGGGCAACAGGCGGATAGGGTTGGTGATGCTGGCTATCGCGGCGTTCTTTTTCGCGAGCGTCATCATCAAACAGGTCTGGTTTTCCTGA
- a CDS encoding cytochrome C oxidase subunit I: MSTQSPRSPQAGKPAAAASRAAPASSNAMPGQPNGKGSWQRGRWVLLLVAIICAAPIAVSYFTYYVIKPTGGTTSYGSLVEPQRPIPEAIVATGEDGKPVKLASLRGHWLMISVDGSACDKSCATKLYFMRQIRAAQGPERERVVEVWLRTDAHNVPDVIQKAYPDTDMLIADPAQVSAWLPVDAGTKVTDHIYLVDPNGNLMMRFPKDPNPSKIKGDLTKLLKWSRIG, from the coding sequence GTGTCGACGCAATCTCCCCGTTCGCCGCAAGCCGGCAAGCCCGCTGCGGCCGCTTCGCGCGCAGCGCCTGCATCGTCGAACGCAATGCCGGGCCAGCCCAATGGCAAAGGCTCGTGGCAGCGCGGCCGCTGGGTGCTGCTGCTGGTCGCGATCATCTGCGCGGCGCCGATTGCCGTGTCGTACTTCACGTATTACGTGATTAAGCCGACGGGCGGCACTACGAGCTATGGCTCGCTGGTCGAGCCGCAGCGGCCAATCCCCGAAGCGATCGTGGCGACGGGCGAAGACGGTAAGCCCGTGAAGCTCGCGTCGCTGCGCGGACACTGGCTGATGATTTCCGTCGACGGCAGCGCGTGCGATAAATCCTGCGCCACGAAGCTGTATTTCATGCGGCAAATCCGCGCAGCTCAGGGCCCGGAACGCGAGCGTGTCGTGGAAGTGTGGCTGCGCACCGATGCACACAACGTCCCCGACGTGATACAAAAGGCGTATCCCGACACCGACATGCTGATCGCCGATCCGGCGCAGGTGTCTGCATGGTTGCCCGTTGACGCCGGCACGAAAGTCACCGACCACATCTATCTGGTCGATCCAAACGGCAATCTGATGATGCGGTTTCCGAAAGACCCGAACCCGAGCAAGATCAAGGGTGACCTGACCAAGCTGCTGAAGTGGTCGCGCATCGGTTGA
- a CDS encoding SURF1 family protein → MKFRLVPVLLILLVVAVTVRLGFWQRSRALQKEALEAQITQFEHGPAQTVGAVPVPLKQIEFHRVKARGSFVADKVVYLDNRPYNDQPGFYVVMPFKLASGGYVLVNRGWLPRNMNNRETIAPYTTPQGEIEIEGIARADASRAFELGNGGSAAHQPIRQNLDTAAYAAETGLPLQPFVIQQLSDDGDKLVRDWPAPTNGVERNYGYMLQWWGMALAALGFGLYAARRAAKKQHAPGV, encoded by the coding sequence ATGAAGTTTCGCCTTGTTCCGGTATTGCTGATACTGCTGGTGGTTGCCGTGACGGTGCGGCTCGGATTCTGGCAACGCAGTCGCGCGCTTCAGAAGGAAGCACTCGAAGCACAGATCACCCAGTTCGAGCATGGGCCCGCGCAGACGGTCGGCGCTGTGCCGGTCCCGTTGAAGCAGATCGAGTTTCATCGCGTGAAGGCGCGCGGCAGCTTCGTCGCGGATAAGGTCGTGTATCTGGATAATCGTCCGTATAACGATCAGCCGGGCTTTTACGTCGTGATGCCTTTTAAACTCGCGAGCGGCGGTTATGTGCTGGTCAACCGCGGCTGGCTGCCGCGCAACATGAATAATCGCGAGACGATCGCGCCGTACACGACGCCGCAGGGCGAGATCGAAATCGAAGGCATTGCGCGCGCCGACGCGTCGCGCGCTTTCGAGTTGGGAAACGGCGGTTCGGCCGCGCATCAGCCGATCCGTCAGAATCTGGACACGGCGGCCTACGCTGCGGAAACCGGCTTGCCGTTACAGCCATTCGTGATCCAGCAACTGAGCGACGACGGCGACAAGCTCGTACGTGACTGGCCTGCGCCGACGAACGGCGTCGAACGCAATTATGGCTATATGCTCCAGTGGTGGGGCATGGCGCTCGCGGCGCTCGGCTTCGGCCTGTATGCCGCGCGCCGTGCGGCGAAGAAACAGCACGCGCCGGGCGTGTGA
- a CDS encoding DUF2970 domain-containing protein, with translation MGDNGGTPRKSSFGQSMRAVFWSFFGVRKRRDLEADATQLNPLHVIAAALICAAIFIVALILIVRVVVG, from the coding sequence ATGGGCGATAACGGCGGCACGCCGCGCAAGAGCAGTTTCGGTCAGTCGATGCGCGCTGTGTTCTGGTCGTTTTTTGGAGTTCGCAAGCGCCGCGATCTGGAGGCGGACGCCACGCAGCTCAATCCGCTGCATGTAATCGCAGCCGCGTTGATCTGTGCGGCAATCTTCATCGTGGCGCTGATTCTGATCGTGCGTGTGGTCGTCGGTTGA
- the cyoE gene encoding heme o synthase encodes MDSTTLSQTPGSRVSQYIALTKPRVTQLAVFCAVIGMFLSTPGMVPWTVLIGGTVGIWLLAGAAFAINCLVEQKIDAKMRRTSWRPSARGEITTSQILLFSAVLGGLGMWTLYTYANPLTMWLTLATFVGYAVIYTLLLKPATPQNIVIGGASGAMPPALGWAAVTGHVPGDAWILVLIIFVWTPPHFWALALYRRKDYENAGLPMLPNTHGEKYTRLHILLYTVILFAVTMMPFISGMSGAVYLVAAVLLGAVFLAYAWKIYREYSDDLARKTFRYSIVYLSLLFAALLIDHYARVVIGA; translated from the coding sequence ATGGACAGCACAACACTCTCCCAAACGCCCGGTAGCCGGGTCTCCCAGTACATCGCCCTGACCAAGCCGCGCGTCACGCAACTCGCGGTCTTTTGCGCCGTCATCGGTATGTTTCTGTCAACGCCCGGCATGGTGCCCTGGACCGTTCTGATCGGCGGCACGGTCGGCATCTGGCTGCTGGCCGGTGCGGCCTTCGCGATCAATTGTCTCGTCGAGCAGAAGATCGACGCGAAAATGCGTCGCACGTCGTGGCGGCCGTCCGCTCGCGGCGAGATCACCACTTCGCAGATCCTGCTGTTCTCGGCGGTGCTGGGCGGCCTCGGCATGTGGACGCTTTACACCTATGCCAATCCGCTCACCATGTGGCTGACGCTCGCCACGTTCGTCGGTTACGCGGTCATCTATACGTTGCTGCTCAAGCCGGCCACGCCGCAAAACATCGTGATCGGCGGCGCGTCGGGCGCCATGCCGCCGGCGCTCGGCTGGGCCGCGGTCACAGGCCATGTTCCGGGCGACGCGTGGATTCTGGTACTGATCATTTTCGTGTGGACGCCGCCGCATTTCTGGGCGCTCGCACTTTATCGCCGCAAAGATTACGAAAACGCCGGCCTGCCTATGCTGCCGAACACGCACGGCGAGAAATACACGCGTCTGCATATTCTGCTGTACACCGTGATCCTGTTCGCCGTCACGATGATGCCGTTCATCTCCGGCATGAGCGGGGCCGTGTATCTCGTGGCCGCGGTGTTGCTCGGCGCGGTCTTCCTCGCTTATGCGTGGAAGATCTATCGCGAATACTCTGACGATCTCGCACGCAAAACCTTCCGCTATTCGATCGTCTATCTGTCGTTGCTGTTCGCCGCACTGCTGATCGACCACTATGCGCGCGTCGTGATCGGCGCGTAA
- the nagA gene encoding N-acetylglucosamine-6-phosphate deacetylase translates to MLTGNILTTDGWIHGTLEYENGRITSLTGEPVDPSRNDAPYILPGFIDLHVHGGGGSDVMEGGNAIEAITRTHARHGTTSLLATTMTAPRDELMSVVAGLGDNARVRTPGGSRVLGVHLEGPYINPGKLGAQPDAAVSAVMDEVLKYLSIAPIRVVTLAPEIAGHMEIISEMAARGVRVQLGHSLGTYDDAVAALKHGACGFTHLFNAMSPLHHRNPGLVGAALAHAEFAEIIPDLLHVHPGAIRAALRAIPRLYVVTDSTSATGMPDGEYRLGSQHVTKCLGGVRLADGTLAGSTLTMDQALRNLVSIGLPIDDVSHRLSRYAADYLGIEDRGRIARGAWADVVVFDRELALTATYVEGEAIVEYA, encoded by the coding sequence ATGCTGACCGGAAACATACTCACTACCGACGGTTGGATTCACGGCACGCTCGAATACGAAAACGGCCGTATCACGTCGCTGACGGGCGAGCCCGTCGATCCGTCCAGGAACGACGCGCCGTACATCCTGCCTGGCTTCATCGATCTTCACGTGCATGGCGGCGGTGGTTCCGACGTGATGGAAGGCGGCAACGCCATCGAGGCCATCACGCGCACGCATGCGCGCCACGGCACCACGAGCCTGCTCGCCACCACGATGACTGCGCCGCGCGACGAACTGATGAGCGTCGTGGCGGGCCTCGGCGACAACGCGCGGGTTCGCACGCCGGGCGGCTCGCGCGTGCTCGGCGTCCATCTGGAAGGGCCGTACATCAACCCCGGTAAGCTCGGCGCGCAGCCGGACGCGGCCGTCTCCGCGGTGATGGACGAAGTGCTGAAGTACCTGTCGATCGCACCGATTCGCGTGGTCACGCTGGCGCCGGAAATCGCAGGGCACATGGAGATCATCTCCGAAATGGCGGCGCGCGGCGTGCGCGTGCAACTCGGCCATTCGCTCGGAACTTACGACGACGCAGTCGCCGCGCTCAAACATGGCGCGTGTGGCTTCACGCATCTGTTCAACGCAATGTCGCCGCTGCATCACCGCAATCCTGGCCTCGTCGGCGCGGCGCTCGCGCACGCTGAATTCGCCGAGATCATTCCCGATCTGCTGCACGTCCATCCGGGCGCGATTCGCGCTGCGTTGCGCGCGATTCCGCGTCTGTACGTGGTGACGGACAGCACGTCGGCCACCGGCATGCCCGACGGTGAATACCGTCTCGGCAGCCAGCACGTGACCAAGTGCCTCGGCGGCGTGCGCCTTGCCGACGGCACGCTCGCCGGCAGCACCCTGACGATGGATCAGGCGCTGCGCAATCTCGTGTCGATCGGTCTGCCGATCGACGACGTATCACACCGTTTGTCGCGCTACGCCGCCGACTATCTCGGCATCGAAGACCGCGGCCGCATCGCGCGCGGTGCGTGGGCCGACGTTGTCGTGTTCGATCGTGAACTGGCGTTGACCGCGACTTACGTCGAAGGAGAAGCAATTGTCGAATATGCTTAA
- a CDS encoding SCO family protein — protein sequence MLTNRFTRSARSARALVRAVLISCALGGAVLAAGCGKQPPAFTNLDITGNTQFASNFSLPDTSGKIRTMADYKGKVVVLFFGYTHCPDVCPTTMAELSQALQQLGPEDAKRVQVLFVTVDPDRDTPALLAQYVPAFNPSFVGLRPANQAQLTQITKDFRVYYAKVPGKTPDSYTMDHTAASYVFDTDGKLRLFARDGQGATPWVHDIKLLLD from the coding sequence ATGCTGACAAACCGTTTCACGCGTTCGGCGCGTTCGGCACGTGCTCTCGTGCGTGCCGTTCTGATTTCCTGCGCGCTAGGCGGCGCGGTGTTGGCGGCGGGTTGCGGCAAGCAGCCGCCTGCTTTCACGAATCTCGACATTACCGGCAACACGCAATTCGCGAGCAACTTCTCGCTGCCCGACACGTCCGGCAAAATTCGCACAATGGCGGATTACAAGGGCAAAGTGGTGGTGCTGTTCTTCGGCTACACGCATTGTCCGGATGTGTGTCCGACCACAATGGCCGAACTGTCGCAAGCGCTGCAGCAACTCGGTCCCGAAGACGCGAAGCGCGTGCAGGTGCTGTTTGTCACCGTCGATCCGGATCGCGACACGCCCGCTCTGCTCGCGCAATACGTGCCGGCGTTCAACCCGAGTTTCGTCGGCTTGCGTCCTGCCAATCAGGCACAACTCACGCAGATCACCAAAGACTTCCGCGTGTATTACGCGAAGGTGCCAGGCAAGACGCCCGACAGCTACACGATGGACCACACGGCGGCGAGCTACGTGTTCGACACGGACGGCAAACTGCGTCTTTTCGCGCGAGACGGCCAGGGCGCAACGCCTTGGGTGCACGACATCAAGCTTCTGCTCGACTGA
- a CDS encoding MetQ/NlpA family ABC transporter substrate-binding protein, with protein MQRRNIIKALSAVIAGAAIFSSVGAHADDKVIKVGTIGGPDAQIWEVVTKVAKREGLNVKVVEFNDYVQPNAALDAGDLDANSFQHQPYLDSQIQQRGYKIVSAGLTYISPLGIYSKKLKSLKDLPQGAKVAVPNDPSNENRALLLLQAQGVIKLKAGAGTKGNNATALDVAENPKKIKLLELDAAQLPRSLSDVDAAAINTNFALAAGLQPTKDAIALEDIHSPYANLIAVRTQDKDKPWVKKLVAAYQSQDVRQFINTQFKGSVVPSF; from the coding sequence ATGCAGCGCAGAAACATCATCAAAGCCCTCTCCGCAGTCATCGCCGGTGCGGCGATTTTCAGTAGTGTCGGCGCGCACGCCGACGACAAGGTGATCAAGGTCGGCACGATCGGCGGCCCGGATGCGCAGATCTGGGAAGTCGTCACCAAAGTAGCGAAGCGTGAAGGCCTGAACGTGAAGGTCGTCGAATTCAATGATTACGTGCAGCCGAATGCCGCGCTCGATGCCGGCGATCTCGACGCCAACAGCTTCCAGCACCAACCCTATCTCGACAGTCAGATCCAGCAACGCGGCTACAAGATCGTGAGCGCCGGTCTCACCTACATTTCGCCGCTCGGCATCTATTCGAAGAAACTGAAGTCGTTGAAGGACTTGCCGCAAGGCGCCAAGGTCGCGGTGCCGAACGATCCATCGAATGAAAATCGCGCGTTGCTGTTGCTGCAGGCACAAGGCGTGATCAAGCTCAAAGCCGGCGCGGGCACGAAGGGCAATAACGCGACCGCGCTCGACGTGGCCGAGAATCCGAAAAAGATCAAACTGCTCGAACTGGACGCCGCGCAACTGCCGCGCTCATTGTCGGACGTCGACGCGGCCGCAATCAACACGAACTTTGCGCTCGCCGCCGGTCTGCAGCCGACCAAAGATGCGATCGCGCTGGAAGACATCCACAGCCCGTATGCGAATCTGATTGCCGTGCGCACGCAGGACAAAGACAAGCCGTGGGTCAAGAAACTCGTGGCCGCATACCAGTCGCAAGACGTGCGGCAGTTCATCAACACGCAGTTCAAGGGTTCGGTGGTGCCGTCGTTCTAA
- a CDS encoding COX15/CtaA family protein, which translates to MFVLQLALIGLCIALLPLSYVWVKADDNKFRKLVWLTTFLTLDLVMFGGFTRLTDSGLGCPDWPGCYGTSSPFIAHAAIAAAHQAMPTGPVSMTKAWIEMIHRYFAMAIGVLIIAQTIIAWTARIRRRPLHVSPWWPTSLLLLILVQGAFGAWTVTMKLQPVIVTTHLLLGLALLGTLGWLAARQTPLPAHEPEAAHWRAAAIAGLILLIAQIALGGWVSTNYAVLACTDFPTCNGQWIPSMDFAHGFHLWRALGMTGDGDMITQDALVAIHWTHRTFAIVVVAYLVWLALKLRRFESLRRPANGVLLVVLIQFVTGLSNIVLQWPLPIAVAHNGGAAILLLLLVMLNFRIAYSRPGRAALPARDAAPA; encoded by the coding sequence ATGTTCGTACTGCAATTGGCCTTGATCGGCTTGTGTATCGCGTTGTTGCCGCTGTCCTACGTGTGGGTCAAGGCCGACGACAACAAATTCCGCAAGCTGGTCTGGCTCACCACCTTTCTCACGCTCGATCTGGTGATGTTCGGCGGCTTCACGCGCCTCACCGATTCGGGGCTCGGCTGTCCGGACTGGCCGGGCTGCTACGGCACGTCGTCGCCGTTCATTGCGCATGCCGCGATCGCCGCCGCCCATCAGGCCATGCCCACCGGCCCGGTCAGTATGACCAAGGCGTGGATCGAGATGATTCACCGTTACTTTGCGATGGCGATCGGCGTGCTGATCATCGCGCAGACCATCATTGCGTGGACGGCGCGCATCAGGCGCCGCCCGTTGCACGTGTCGCCGTGGTGGCCCACTTCGTTGCTGCTGCTGATTCTCGTGCAAGGCGCGTTCGGTGCGTGGACCGTCACGATGAAATTGCAGCCGGTCATCGTGACCACGCATTTGCTGCTCGGTCTTGCGCTGCTCGGCACGCTCGGCTGGCTGGCCGCGCGCCAGACGCCGTTGCCTGCGCATGAACCGGAGGCCGCGCACTGGCGCGCGGCAGCCATAGCGGGTCTGATCCTGCTGATCGCGCAGATCGCGCTGGGCGGTTGGGTCAGCACGAACTACGCGGTGCTGGCCTGTACGGACTTCCCGACCTGCAACGGCCAATGGATTCCGTCGATGGATTTCGCGCACGGCTTTCACCTGTGGCGCGCGCTTGGCATGACCGGCGACGGCGACATGATCACGCAGGACGCTCTTGTCGCCATTCACTGGACGCACCGCACTTTTGCGATCGTCGTGGTCGCCTATCTCGTATGGCTCGCGCTGAAACTGCGCCGCTTCGAGTCGCTGCGGCGGCCGGCGAACGGCGTGCTGCTGGTGGTGTTGATCCAGTTCGTGACCGGGCTGTCGAACATCGTTCTGCAATGGCCGTTGCCCATTGCTGTCGCGCATAACGGGGGAGCCGCGATCCTGCTGCTTCTGCTCGTTATGTTAAACTTTCGGATCGCTTATAGCCGTCCCGGCCGTGCTGCGCTTCCTGCGCGCGACGCCGCGCCAGCGTGA
- a CDS encoding cytochrome c oxidase subunit 3: MSGQNESPYYFVPHPSRHPISAALGLLVMLGSLAAWINEHDWAPVGVVVGLLWLLFTLWHWFGDAIAESEGGMYGKNVDKSYRWSMSWFIFSEVMFFGAFFGALFYARQIALHELGSLDYKLIWPDFSAVWPNNGPAALVSTFKSMQPWPVPTINTALLLSSGATLTVSHHALRENHRRKAIIWLAATLVLGVCFLFLQGFEYFHAYNELNLTLSSGVYGSTFFLLTGFHGFHVFLGGTMLAVVLVRMIRGHFTADHHFAFEGAAWYWHFVDVVWLGLYVVVYWL, from the coding sequence ATGAGCGGTCAAAACGAGAGCCCGTACTACTTCGTACCGCATCCGTCGCGGCATCCGATCAGCGCCGCCCTTGGGTTGCTGGTCATGCTCGGATCGCTGGCGGCCTGGATTAACGAACATGACTGGGCGCCGGTCGGCGTCGTCGTCGGTCTGTTGTGGCTGCTCTTCACGCTATGGCACTGGTTTGGCGACGCAATCGCCGAGTCCGAAGGCGGCATGTACGGCAAGAACGTCGACAAGTCGTACCGCTGGAGCATGAGCTGGTTTATTTTCTCCGAGGTCATGTTCTTCGGCGCCTTCTTCGGCGCACTGTTCTACGCGCGTCAAATTGCCCTGCATGAACTCGGCAGCCTCGACTACAAACTGATCTGGCCGGACTTCTCGGCGGTGTGGCCGAACAATGGCCCAGCTGCACTGGTCTCCACCTTCAAGTCGATGCAGCCGTGGCCGGTGCCGACCATCAATACGGCGCTGCTGCTGTCGTCGGGCGCGACGCTCACCGTGTCGCACCACGCGCTGCGGGAGAATCATCGCCGCAAAGCGATCATCTGGCTGGCGGCAACGCTGGTGCTGGGCGTCTGCTTCCTGTTCCTGCAAGGGTTCGAGTACTTCCATGCGTACAACGAACTGAACCTCACGCTGTCTTCGGGCGTGTATGGGTCCACCTTCTTCCTGCTCACCGGATTTCACGGTTTTCACGTGTTTCTCGGCGGCACGATGCTCGCCGTGGTGCTGGTCCGCATGATTCGCGGACACTTCACGGCGGATCATCACTTCGCGTTTGAAGGCGCCGCGTGGTACTGGCACTTTGTCGACGTGGTATGGCTGGGTTTGTACGTCGTGGTGTACTGGCTGTAA
- a CDS encoding cytochrome c oxidase assembly protein yields MSMQPPAQADRSFNRSMLIKLFIVALMMFGFGFALVPMYRAICQITGINNLVQRDATAREAKNTQVDTSRTISIEFDANARGPLGFKPEQRSLDVHPGEVTTVMYEVSNEQARTIQAQAIPSYAPKQATEYFKKIECFCFTQQTLTANQTRRMPVVFVVDPKLPKDVKTITLSYTFFELNTPAAAQAGGAAPAANNTAAATPANPA; encoded by the coding sequence ATGTCGATGCAACCCCCGGCCCAGGCCGATCGCTCTTTTAACCGGTCCATGCTGATCAAGCTGTTCATCGTCGCGTTGATGATGTTCGGTTTCGGTTTTGCGCTGGTGCCGATGTATCGCGCGATCTGCCAGATCACCGGCATCAACAATCTCGTGCAGCGCGACGCCACGGCGCGCGAGGCGAAGAATACGCAGGTCGACACGAGCCGCACGATTTCGATCGAGTTCGATGCGAACGCGCGCGGCCCGCTGGGTTTCAAGCCGGAGCAACGGAGTCTGGACGTGCATCCGGGCGAGGTCACAACGGTGATGTACGAGGTCAGCAACGAACAGGCACGCACGATTCAGGCGCAAGCGATTCCGAGCTATGCGCCGAAGCAGGCCACTGAGTACTTCAAGAAAATCGAGTGTTTTTGCTTTACGCAGCAGACTTTGACGGCGAACCAGACGAGGCGGATGCCGGTGGTGTTCGTGGTCGATCCGAAGCTGCCGAAGGACGTGAAGACGATCACGCTGTCGTACACGTTCTTCGAACTGAACACGCCGGCGGCGGCGCAAGCCGGCGGCGCGGCACCCGCGGCGAACAATACGGCTGCGGCCACCCCCGCCAATCCCGCATGA
- a CDS encoding bifunctional helix-turn-helix transcriptional regulator/GNAT family N-acetyltransferase translates to MTDSEALRRAQAVRHFNRFYTQHIGALHEHLAKSEFSLTEVRVLHELSRGRAQTASVLGRSLALDSGYLSRLLTNFERRSLITRRPSEFDARQSLISLTESGHAAYAPLDTAAIKEVSSLLAGLNPLAQEQLITAMKTIERLLGAEPSHELVVLRQPQSGECGWLVHRQAQWFRSQHGWDQSFEGLLARVVADYTQRSDPVREMCWVADQNGLVVGSVCLVSVSTTVAGVRLLWVEPDMQRLGIGTQLINACLRFARRAGYTKLTLTTASSLIEPRQLCERTGFKVVAASPERRFGKDLTIERWELNL, encoded by the coding sequence TTGACAGATTCCGAGGCGCTACGACGCGCTCAGGCCGTCCGCCATTTCAACCGCTTCTACACTCAGCATATTGGTGCTTTGCACGAGCATCTGGCGAAGAGCGAGTTCTCGTTGACTGAAGTGCGTGTGCTGCACGAGCTCTCCCGTGGGCGGGCGCAGACGGCTTCTGTGCTTGGGCGATCACTGGCACTCGATAGCGGCTATCTCAGCCGCCTGCTCACCAACTTCGAACGGCGCAGTCTGATCACCCGGCGTCCGTCGGAATTCGACGCGCGTCAGTCGCTGATCTCGCTTACCGAATCCGGCCACGCCGCCTACGCGCCGCTCGACACCGCCGCCATCAAAGAGGTCTCATCGCTCCTCGCCGGACTCAATCCGCTTGCTCAGGAACAACTGATCACCGCGATGAAGACCATCGAACGGCTTCTCGGTGCAGAGCCGTCGCACGAACTCGTCGTGTTGCGGCAGCCTCAGTCCGGCGAATGTGGTTGGCTCGTGCATCGGCAGGCGCAATGGTTTCGCTCACAGCACGGCTGGGATCAATCGTTCGAAGGGCTGCTTGCCAGGGTGGTCGCCGACTACACGCAGCGCAGTGATCCGGTGCGCGAAATGTGCTGGGTCGCCGATCAGAACGGACTGGTGGTTGGCTCCGTGTGTCTCGTCAGTGTTTCGACGACGGTCGCCGGTGTGCGTCTGCTGTGGGTCGAACCGGACATGCAGCGGCTCGGTATTGGTACACAGCTCATCAACGCGTGCCTGCGTTTCGCTCGCCGTGCGGGCTACACCAAACTCACGCTGACCACGGCGAGCAGCCTGATCGAGCCGCGTCAACTGTGCGAGCGCACCGGCTTCAAGGTTGTTGCGGCGTCACCGGAGCGACGCTTCGGCAAGGATCTGACGATCGAGCGTTGGGAACTGAATCTTTAG
- a CDS encoding twin transmembrane helix small protein — MHILVPIAFVLIIASMVSALYFMMHDKGKTKRMVWSLATRVGLSISLFLFILFAHWMGWIQSTGIPYGR, encoded by the coding sequence ATGCACATTCTCGTTCCCATCGCCTTCGTCCTGATCATCGCCAGCATGGTGTCGGCGTTGTACTTCATGATGCATGACAAAGGCAAAACCAAGCGGATGGTCTGGTCGCTGGCCACGCGTGTTGGCCTGTCGATCTCGCTGTTCCTGTTCATCCTGTTCGCTCACTGGATGGGCTGGATCCAGTCGACCGGCATTCCTTACGGACGCTGA